Proteins encoded together in one Coffea arabica cultivar ET-39 chromosome 2c, Coffea Arabica ET-39 HiFi, whole genome shotgun sequence window:
- the LOC113724522 gene encoding protein FAR1-RELATED SEQUENCE 5-like: MGQDGALKTHDMLQETENGKIGMDGCDLNQEPECDRDTFSEESGGSIGGHENEEADELVGAIGVDDVMKLTFDTEEEAGEFYNLYAKLSGFGIRKSNAKRDADGISRFRKWVCCCEGYRNEKWFNYEDRKKEAKPVTRTGCEACFRVKYDIESVKYVVTRFVMEHNHPLASEASVQHIRSHRKVSDAEYAQAKSLKLVGARICQITKHFVIKAGGYSNVGFCIKDLYNRMDEERRKDILNGDAEGALGFLAVKKDADDMFFYKYHVDNEGRLVRLFWADSKSRVNFSVFGDVLVFDTTYQTNKYRKPLVVLAGVNNHLNSTIFGCALLSDERIETYE; this comes from the coding sequence ATGGGGCAGGATGGGGCGCTTAAAACTCATGACATGTTGCAGGAAACAGAGAACGGAAAAATTGGGATGGATGGTTGCGACCTTAACCAAGAACCTGAGTGTGACCGAGACACATTCAGTGAAGAAAGCGGTGGTTCAATAGGAGGACACGAAAATGAGGAGGCAGATGAATTGGTGGGCGCAATAGGCGTGGATGACGTAATGAAATTAACATTTGACACGGAAGAAGAAGCTGGGGAATTCTATAATTTGTATGCGAAACTAAGCGGATTTGGGATTCGTAAAAGTAATGCCAAACGAGATGCAGATGGCATTTCAAGATTTAGAAAATGGGTATGTTGCTGTGAAGGTTATAGGAATGAAAAGTGGTTTAATTATGAAGACcggaaaaaagaagcaaaaccaGTCACAAGGACCGGATGTGAGGCTTGCTTTCGCGTGAAATATGACATAGAATCGGTAAAGTATGTGGTGACACGTTTCGTTATGGAGCACAATCACCCGCTGGCATCAGAGGCAAGTGTGCAACACATTAGGTCGCATAGAAAAGTGAGCGATGCAGAATATGCGCAGGCAAAAAGTCTAAAGTTGGTTGGGGCCAGAATATGCCAGATAACGAAACATTTTGTTATCAAAGCCGGAGGGTATAGTAACGTGGGATTTTGCATTAAGGATCTGTATAACCGAATGGACGAGGAACGTAGAAAAGATATTTTGAATGGCGATGCAGAAGGGGCACTTGGGTTCTTGGCAGTGAAGAAGGATGCcgatgacatgttcttttatAAATATCATGTAGATAACGAAGGAAGATTGGTAAGGTTGTTTTGGGCAGATTCTAAATCTCGTGTGAATTTCAGTGTATTTGGAGATGTATTGGTGTTTGATACAACATACCAAACAAATAAATACCGCAAGCCACTAGTTGTACTTGCAGGGGTAAACAACCATTTGAACAGTACTATTTTTGGCTGTGCACTGCTATCAGATGAGAGGATTGAAACATATGAATAG
- the LOC113724523 gene encoding protein FAR1-RELATED SEQUENCE 5-like — translation MKGRKPVAVMTDRNSTMRRAIKNLLPDACHRLCSWHLHRNARSNIRCEEFNNRLYNLMARKCSTFEFEDRWARLVNKCGVVENEWVKKLYRRRRLWAKAYLRGHFFAGMRSTQRCEKMNAFLNEYLNEKMRLYEFVRSFDLAIAWLRHTKSKAVYTSENTKPVLTTILPELEGSAAEVFTRNVFFMVRKHLNRQELLISEGWSEDGGSLTYYYSKYGGHEISWRVDYDRSMEKLICSCMKFESKGIPCAHMFRVMVVEGMNRIPEACISKRWTKGVYCTNNGMKTFVSDEQLTQMARYGTLKSSCNTMCYYASYMDDAFIDLQQMFDKHSVDLKEKWIARGYGGDGFAMDSRVMNDRSRRTFGLLDPRVSRCKGDHKHAEAKKKRKCGHCRYYRKCIRSYTVVN, via the coding sequence ATGAAAGGTAGAAAGCCAGTAGCAGTGATGACAGATAGGAACAGTACAATGCGAAGAGCGATAAAGAATCTTCTCCCGGATGCTTGTCACAGGCTATGTTCGTGGCACTTGCATAGAAATGCACGGAGTAATATTCGCTGCGAGGAGTTTAATAATAGGTTGTATAACCTGATGGCGAGAAAGTGTAGCACTTTTGAGTTTGAGGATCGGTGGGCTAGGTTAGTTAATAAATGTGGGGTGGTAGAGAATGAGTGGGTGAAGAAATTGTACCGTAGGAGAAGGTTATGGGCAAAGGCCTATTTACGCGGTCATTTTTTTGCAGGTATGAGAAGTACTCAAAGGTGTGAGAAAATGAATGCTTTTTTGAATGAGTACTTGAATGAAAAAATGCGACTATATGAATTCGTTAGAAGTTTTGATTTGGCAATAGCATGGCTTCGACATACTAAGAGCAAAGCAGTTTACACAAGCGAAAACACAAAACCAGTCTTAACCACAATTCTACCCGAATTAGAGGGGAGTGCAGCGGAGGTGTTTACAAGGAATGTGTTCTTCATGGTGAGGAAGCATTTGAACAGGCAAGAACTTCTAATTTCTGAGGGCTGGAGCGAGGATGGAGGGAGTCTTACATATTATTACTCGAAATATGGTGGACACGAAATAAGTTGGAGGGTGGATTATGATAGGTCAATGGAGAAGCTAATATGCTCTTGCATGAAATTCGAGTCAAAGGGGATTCCTTGTGCTCACATGTTTCGCGTGATGGTGGTAGAAGGAATGAACAGGATCCCAGAAGCATGCATTTCGAAGCGGTGGACAAAGGGAGTTTACTGTACTAATAATGGAATGAAAACATTTGTTTCAGACGAACAGCTGACACAAATGGCCAGATATGGCACTTTAAAGTCCAGCTGTAATACTATGTGTTACTATGCGTCCTACATGGATGATGCGTTTATTGACCTGCAGCAGATGTTTGACAAGCATTCTGTGGACCTAAAGGAGAAGTGGATTGCAAGGGGATATGGGGGAGACGGATTTGCAATGGATTCAAGAGTGATGAACGATAGAAGTAGAAGAACATTCGGGCTGTTAGATCCCAGGGTGTCTCGGTGTAAAGGTGATCACAAGCATGCAGaagcaaagaagaaaagaaagtgtgGTCATTGCAGGTACTATCGGAAATGCATACGTAGTTATACAGTAGTTAATTGA